The following are from one region of the Mycolicibacterium diernhoferi genome:
- a CDS encoding MarR family winged helix-turn-helix transcriptional regulator, translated as MDDTTRIRDLAVTLHDLSWRISRFAPAQVGLDPLPASELLVLRAVMDDPGRSVSEVATAVAMQPSNVSAAVRGLCGRGLLEKRVDPADRRVSLLHPTARASGDRTAIEDVVVQTVTAALAELPREAIELLLTATPTLRELAVQVAATRVSAI; from the coding sequence ATGGACGACACCACGCGCATCCGGGACCTGGCGGTGACGCTGCACGATCTGTCCTGGCGGATCTCACGATTCGCGCCGGCCCAGGTCGGGCTCGACCCGCTGCCGGCCTCAGAACTGCTGGTCTTACGTGCGGTGATGGACGATCCGGGCCGCAGCGTGTCGGAAGTGGCGACCGCGGTGGCGATGCAGCCGAGCAACGTCAGCGCCGCGGTCCGCGGACTGTGCGGCCGAGGGCTGCTGGAGAAACGCGTGGATCCCGCCGACCGGCGGGTGTCGTTGCTGCACCCCACCGCGCGGGCGTCCGGTGACCGCACTGCGATCGAGGACGTCGTGGTCCAGACCGTGACCGCCGCATTGGCCGAGTTGCCCCGCGAGGCGATCGAGTTGCTGCTGACCGCGACCCCGACGCTGCGGGAGCTGGCTGTCCAGGTGGCCGCGACCCGGGTCTCGGCGATCTAG
- a CDS encoding glycoside hydrolase family 3 C-terminal domain-containing protein, with protein sequence MGTVTEHLTLAEQAALGSGATFWTTKEVGDVPAILLTDGPHGVRRQAGSATDHLGLARSEPATCFPPAVGLSQTWDPELVERVGAALGAESRALGVQVLLGPGINIKRDPRCGRNFEYFSEDPLLAGVLGAAWVRGVQGHGVGASLKHFAVNNAEDDRMRVSSDVDERTLRELYLRAFEHVVKQARPATVMCSYNRINGVYAAENRWLLTDVLRDEWGFDGAVISDWGAVRDRVAAVAAGLDLEMPSSNGVTDADVVAAVESGVLDAAAVARSAGRVAALAARVTENISGTATFDDEGHHQLAREAAARSIVLLKNDDDLLPLTPSSIAVIGGFAVSPRFQGGGSSHVNPTRVDVPLDEIRHRAGEYPVSYAEELTAQTLATAADADTAVVFLGLAAEEESEGFDRTHIDLPVEQLHLLSAVVQVQPRTVVVLSHGGVLRLDEVADLAPAILDGALLGQGGGSGIADVLFGAVNPSGRLAETVPVRLQDSPAYINFPAEDGHILYGERVFVGYRWYDARDAAVTFPFGHGLSYTTFEYTDLSVDVHADGLTVRVSVVNTGARAGREVVQVYAGLPVSRVARPPRWLAGFTGVTLDPGELREVQIPVAREELGYWDVRSGRRLVESGDYSVTVGASSRDLRLHTVVAVDGDAVPVLAFTPDSTLAELLGDPVAGPIVADMLAAAGQQAPTAGLSTAAGADMMRLLGSIPIGRLVSFSGGAFSREQLAGMLETVNRQRS encoded by the coding sequence ATAGGAACGGTGACTGAGCACCTCACTCTCGCCGAGCAGGCCGCCCTGGGCAGTGGCGCGACGTTCTGGACCACCAAGGAGGTCGGCGATGTCCCGGCGATCCTGCTGACCGACGGTCCGCACGGGGTGCGCAGGCAGGCCGGCAGCGCCACCGACCACCTCGGCCTGGCCCGCAGCGAACCGGCGACCTGCTTCCCGCCCGCCGTCGGCCTGAGCCAGACCTGGGATCCCGAGCTCGTGGAACGGGTCGGCGCCGCCCTGGGTGCCGAGAGCCGGGCCCTGGGTGTCCAGGTGCTGCTCGGGCCCGGGATCAACATCAAGCGGGACCCGCGCTGCGGGCGCAACTTCGAGTACTTCTCCGAAGATCCGCTGCTGGCCGGTGTGCTCGGCGCGGCATGGGTGCGCGGGGTGCAGGGGCACGGCGTGGGCGCATCGCTGAAGCATTTCGCGGTCAACAATGCCGAGGACGACCGGATGCGCGTCAGTTCGGATGTCGACGAGCGCACGCTGCGCGAACTGTATCTGCGGGCCTTCGAACACGTCGTCAAACAGGCCCGGCCCGCCACGGTGATGTGCTCCTACAACCGGATCAACGGGGTGTACGCCGCCGAGAACCGCTGGTTGCTGACCGATGTGCTGCGCGACGAGTGGGGTTTCGACGGCGCGGTGATCAGCGACTGGGGCGCGGTCCGCGACCGGGTGGCCGCGGTGGCCGCCGGGCTGGACCTGGAGATGCCGTCCAGCAACGGTGTCACCGACGCCGATGTCGTCGCCGCCGTCGAATCGGGGGTTCTCGATGCCGCCGCGGTGGCCCGGTCCGCCGGCCGGGTCGCCGCCCTGGCCGCCCGGGTCACCGAAAATATCTCCGGCACAGCCACGTTCGACGACGAGGGCCATCATCAGCTGGCCCGCGAAGCCGCCGCACGGTCGATCGTGTTGTTGAAGAACGACGATGACCTGCTGCCGCTGACCCCGTCGTCGATCGCGGTCATCGGTGGGTTCGCGGTGTCACCGCGGTTCCAGGGTGGCGGCAGTTCGCACGTGAATCCGACCCGGGTGGATGTGCCGCTGGATGAGATTCGCCACCGCGCCGGCGAGTACCCGGTGAGTTACGCCGAGGAGCTGACCGCTCAAACGCTGGCCACCGCGGCCGATGCGGATACCGCGGTGGTGTTCCTGGGCCTGGCCGCCGAGGAGGAATCCGAGGGTTTCGACCGCACCCACATCGATCTGCCCGTCGAGCAACTGCACCTGTTGTCCGCGGTGGTGCAGGTGCAACCGCGTACGGTCGTGGTGCTGTCCCACGGTGGGGTGCTGCGACTCGACGAGGTGGCCGACCTGGCTCCGGCGATCCTGGACGGTGCACTGCTGGGTCAGGGTGGCGGCAGCGGCATCGCCGATGTGCTGTTCGGGGCCGTCAACCCGTCCGGACGGCTCGCCGAGACGGTGCCGGTGCGACTGCAGGATTCGCCGGCGTACATCAACTTTCCCGCCGAGGACGGCCACATCCTGTACGGGGAAAGGGTATTCGTGGGATACCGGTGGTACGACGCCCGCGATGCGGCGGTGACGTTCCCCTTCGGGCACGGGCTGTCCTACACCACCTTCGAATACACCGATCTGTCGGTGGACGTGCACGCCGACGGGCTCACCGTGCGGGTGTCGGTGGTCAACACCGGCGCCCGGGCCGGCCGCGAGGTGGTGCAGGTGTACGCCGGGTTGCCGGTGTCCCGGGTGGCTCGCCCGCCCCGCTGGCTGGCCGGATTCACCGGTGTGACGCTGGATCCCGGGGAACTGCGGGAAGTGCAGATCCCCGTCGCACGCGAGGAGCTCGGCTACTGGGATGTGCGGTCCGGGCGGCGACTGGTCGAGTCGGGTGACTACAGCGTGACGGTCGGGGCGTCGAGCCGGGATCTTCGGCTGCACACCGTCGTCGCGGTGGACGGCGACGCTGTCCCGGTGCTCGCGTTCACCCCGGACTCCACCCTGGCCGAATTGCTCGGGGACCCGGTGGCCGGGCCGATCGTGGCCGACATGCTGGCCGCGGCCGGTCAGCAGGCGCCCACTGCCGGCCTTTCAACTGCGGCGGGCGCCGACATGATGCGGCTGCTCGGCTCGATTCCGATCGGCCGGCTGGTGTCCTTCAGCGGCGGCGCGTTCAGCCGGGAGCAGCTCGCCGGAATGCTGGAGACCGTGAACCGTCAGCGCTCCTGA
- a CDS encoding multidrug effflux MFS transporter — MSSAKESSAPSMALIAVLALLNAVTPFAIDMYLSAFPQMATDLGTPATSIQLTLTTFLAGLATGQLVIGSLSDRYGRRKPLIIGTIACLAASILCAFAPTIEILVGLRFIQGVGGAAGVVIARAVIADRARGSQAARLFAVMMLIGVLAPLTAPIIGGAIVTSLGWRAVFGALALLCLLMLLGVLFVVKESLPVELRRPGGLKALASSTHSVLTNRFYIGYTLTMAFTSAAMFGYISASPFVLQNIMGLSPGHYSLTFGACSLTVGAGTAVAARLVKSHSPRRVLMAGVAAMVVVSALLLVTVTIGGVPHWPTVALMACFMGCMGFIYSNAAMLATTEVRHAAGTGSAVLGFLQYGTGALAAPLVGLAGQHSAVPMGLTMFGAALAAAVALLLLTRGHVPADEAEEALAGSLATQ; from the coding sequence ATGAGTTCTGCCAAGGAGTCCAGCGCGCCCTCGATGGCCCTGATCGCGGTCCTGGCACTGCTCAACGCGGTCACCCCGTTCGCGATCGACATGTACCTGTCGGCCTTTCCGCAGATGGCCACCGACCTCGGCACCCCCGCCACCTCCATCCAGTTGACGCTGACCACGTTCCTGGCCGGCCTGGCCACCGGGCAACTGGTGATCGGGTCACTCTCGGACCGGTACGGGCGCCGGAAACCGCTGATCATCGGCACCATCGCCTGCCTGGCCGCGAGCATCCTGTGCGCCTTTGCCCCGACGATCGAGATCCTCGTCGGCCTGCGCTTCATCCAGGGTGTCGGCGGGGCGGCGGGGGTCGTCATCGCCCGCGCCGTCATCGCCGATCGCGCCCGCGGATCGCAGGCCGCCCGACTGTTCGCGGTGATGATGTTGATCGGCGTGCTCGCCCCGCTCACCGCGCCCATCATCGGCGGCGCCATCGTGACGAGCCTGGGCTGGCGCGCGGTCTTCGGCGCACTGGCGCTGTTGTGCCTGCTGATGCTGCTGGGCGTGCTGTTCGTGGTCAAGGAGTCCCTACCGGTCGAACTCCGCCGGCCGGGCGGCCTCAAGGCGCTGGCGTCGAGCACCCACAGCGTGCTGACCAACCGTTTCTATATCGGTTACACGTTGACCATGGCCTTCACCTCGGCGGCGATGTTCGGCTACATCTCCGCCTCACCGTTCGTGCTGCAGAACATCATGGGCCTGTCCCCCGGCCACTATTCGCTGACCTTCGGCGCCTGTTCGCTGACCGTCGGGGCGGGCACCGCGGTGGCGGCCCGACTGGTGAAGTCCCACTCGCCGCGCCGGGTGCTGATGGCCGGCGTCGCCGCCATGGTCGTGGTCAGCGCGCTGCTGCTGGTGACCGTCACCATCGGCGGTGTCCCACACTGGCCCACGGTCGCGCTGATGGCCTGCTTCATGGGCTGCATGGGCTTCATCTACTCCAACGCGGCGATGCTCGCGACGACCGAGGTTCGGCACGCCGCCGGCACCGGATCCGCGGTGCTGGGCTTCCTGCAGTACGGCACCGGCGCGCTGGCCGCTCCACTGGTCGGCCTGGCCGGTCAGCACAGTGCCGTGCCGATGGGGCTGACGATGTTCGGCGCCGCGCTGGCCGCGGCGGTGGCACTGTTGCTGCTCACCCGTGGGCACGTGCCCGCCGACGAAGCCGAGGAGGCTCTGGCCGGGTCACTCGCCACCCAGTAG
- a CDS encoding CaiB/BaiF CoA transferase family protein yields the protein MTGPMDGFRVVELGVWVAAPAAGAILADWGADVVKIEPPGGDPARSFGRMMGLDADLGSASNPPFQMDNRSKRSIVLDLAGPEGRATAVELIAGADVFLTNVRPPALARLELDFETVATRNPRLVYGLITGYGTDGPDAGRAAYDVAAFWARAGIADLLTRPGDTPPFQRGGMGDHSAGMTLAAAVCAALLARTRTGAGQLVTTSLYRQGAYTVSFDLNTLLMSGQQVAIGQRETMANPCMNNYTAADGKRFWIVGLDVARHWPPLCRAVGRTEWLTRYPMPRDRFTHAREIIAELDTVFATRTLDEWEQVFAGEPDFFWSPINSLDDVVADEQFHAAGGIVYVPEGDSSTPMVASPADFSATPWQPRGPAPELGEHTEQILAELNGTQER from the coding sequence ATGACTGGTCCGATGGACGGCTTCCGAGTGGTCGAACTCGGGGTCTGGGTGGCGGCGCCGGCGGCGGGGGCGATCCTGGCCGACTGGGGCGCCGACGTCGTCAAGATCGAACCACCCGGTGGTGACCCGGCCCGCTCCTTCGGCCGGATGATGGGCCTCGACGCGGACCTCGGCAGCGCCTCGAACCCGCCGTTCCAGATGGACAACCGGTCCAAGCGCAGTATCGTGCTCGATCTGGCCGGCCCGGAGGGGCGGGCGACCGCCGTCGAATTGATCGCCGGCGCAGACGTTTTCCTGACCAACGTCCGCCCGCCCGCGCTGGCCCGGCTGGAGCTGGATTTCGAGACGGTGGCCACCCGCAACCCGCGATTGGTGTACGGGCTGATCACCGGATACGGCACGGACGGCCCGGACGCCGGGCGCGCCGCCTACGACGTGGCCGCGTTCTGGGCCCGCGCCGGCATCGCCGACCTGCTGACCCGGCCCGGTGACACCCCGCCGTTTCAACGCGGCGGGATGGGCGACCACTCTGCCGGGATGACGCTGGCGGCCGCGGTGTGCGCGGCGCTGCTCGCCCGGACCCGCACCGGCGCAGGGCAATTGGTCACCACCTCGCTCTACCGCCAGGGCGCCTACACGGTGAGCTTCGACCTCAATACGCTGCTGATGTCCGGTCAGCAGGTGGCCATCGGGCAACGCGAAACCATGGCGAATCCGTGCATGAACAACTACACCGCGGCCGACGGTAAGAGGTTCTGGATCGTCGGGCTCGATGTCGCGCGGCACTGGCCGCCGCTGTGCCGGGCGGTGGGTCGCACCGAGTGGCTGACCCGCTACCCGATGCCACGAGACCGGTTCACCCATGCCCGGGAGATCATCGCCGAACTCGACACCGTCTTCGCCACCAGGACGCTGGACGAATGGGAACAGGTGTTCGCCGGCGAACCGGACTTCTTCTGGTCGCCAATCAACTCTCTCGATGACGTGGTGGCCGATGAACAGTTCCACGCCGCCGGTGGCATCGTCTATGTGCCGGAAGGGGATTCGAGCACACCGATGGTTGCCAGCCCCGCCGACTTCTCGGCCACACCGTGGCAACCGCGCGGCCCGGCCCCGGAACTCGGCGAGCACACCGAACAGATCCTCGCCGAACTGAACGGAACTCAGGAGCGCTGA
- a CDS encoding TetR/AcrR family transcriptional regulator, translating to MNKPPSAHSDVAEDTSTRRRILAATAEVLGRNGQTKLSLSEVALQAGVSRPTLYRWFASKEELLGAFGDYEREMFDTGISTATAGLRGTEKLDAALRFIVEYQQSYSGVRIIDIEPEVVIAQLSHVLPVMRARLLKLLSGSNAQVKASTAIRVAVSHYIVRSDDEGQFLAQLRHAVGLKQS from the coding sequence GTGAACAAGCCGCCGTCCGCGCACTCCGACGTTGCCGAGGACACCTCGACGCGACGCCGGATTCTTGCCGCGACGGCCGAGGTGCTCGGACGCAACGGGCAGACCAAGTTGAGCCTGTCGGAGGTGGCGTTGCAGGCCGGCGTGTCCCGGCCGACGCTGTACCGGTGGTTCGCCTCCAAGGAGGAACTGCTGGGGGCCTTCGGCGACTACGAGCGCGAGATGTTCGACACCGGCATCAGCACCGCGACCGCAGGTCTGCGTGGCACCGAAAAGCTCGATGCGGCATTGCGATTCATCGTCGAGTACCAGCAGTCCTATTCCGGGGTGCGGATCATCGACATCGAGCCCGAGGTGGTCATCGCCCAGCTGAGTCACGTGTTACCGGTGATGCGGGCCCGCCTGCTCAAACTCCTGAGCGGTTCCAATGCACAGGTGAAGGCGTCCACCGCGATCCGGGTTGCGGTGTCGCACTACATCGTCCGTAGCGACGACGAGGGCCAGTTCCTGGCTCAGCTGCGGCACGCGGTGGGGCTCAAGCAGAGCTAG
- a CDS encoding cytochrome P450, giving the protein MTVASAPQARDYSPFDITSHDFWSRPFDVRDQTFAQLRAQEGVSWHRPLPTLFDIEEPGFWALTRRADIQFASQNPGLFTSTLGVALDPMPAEVQKFATFFLGMDPPEHTTYRRLISSAFTPRNVRRIEEQIHANAVAIVDDLIGAGDIDFVEACSAQLPMRTISDMLGVPPADQPALAKAAEKLFSMSDDEYSSLEERAMDTINEIMLISGTGVELAKFRRANPGDDLMTAIVNAEVDGHRLTDEEIGAFLILLASAGNDTTKQTTTHAMLALAANPDQRDWLMEDFEGRIGMATEEFVRWSTPVLQFARFATQDVEVAGQQISAGDKVGLFYCSANRDESVFSDPQRFDLTRSPNPQVGFGGGGPHFCLGNQLAKSELRNIFRELLTRLKTIELGEPDLLYSSFVHGIKRLPAYVQ; this is encoded by the coding sequence GTGACAGTTGCCAGCGCACCGCAGGCACGCGACTACAGCCCGTTCGACATCACGTCCCACGACTTCTGGAGCCGGCCGTTCGACGTCCGCGACCAGACCTTCGCGCAGCTGCGGGCGCAGGAGGGGGTCAGTTGGCACCGGCCGCTGCCGACCCTGTTCGACATCGAGGAACCCGGTTTCTGGGCGCTCACCCGCCGCGCGGACATCCAGTTCGCCAGCCAGAATCCCGGGCTGTTCACCTCCACCCTCGGTGTGGCGCTGGATCCGATGCCTGCCGAGGTGCAGAAGTTCGCGACCTTCTTCCTGGGCATGGACCCGCCCGAGCACACCACCTACCGGCGACTAATCAGCTCGGCGTTCACCCCGCGCAATGTGCGCCGCATCGAGGAACAGATCCACGCCAACGCCGTCGCCATCGTCGACGATCTGATCGGCGCCGGTGACATCGATTTCGTCGAGGCCTGTTCGGCGCAGCTGCCGATGCGAACCATCTCGGACATGCTCGGTGTGCCTCCCGCCGATCAGCCCGCGCTGGCCAAGGCGGCCGAGAAGCTGTTCAGCATGAGCGATGACGAGTACTCCTCGCTGGAAGAGCGGGCGATGGACACCATCAACGAGATCATGCTGATCTCGGGTACCGGGGTGGAGCTGGCCAAGTTCCGCCGGGCCAACCCGGGCGATGACCTGATGACCGCCATCGTCAACGCCGAGGTGGACGGGCACCGGCTCACCGACGAGGAGATCGGTGCCTTTCTGATCCTGCTGGCCTCGGCGGGCAACGACACCACCAAGCAGACGACCACGCATGCGATGCTGGCGCTGGCCGCCAATCCGGACCAAAGGGATTGGCTGATGGAGGATTTCGAGGGCCGGATCGGGATGGCCACCGAGGAGTTCGTGCGCTGGTCCACCCCGGTACTGCAGTTCGCCCGGTTCGCCACCCAGGACGTCGAGGTCGCCGGGCAGCAGATCAGCGCCGGGGACAAGGTGGGCCTGTTCTACTGTTCGGCAAACCGGGACGAGAGTGTGTTCAGCGACCCGCAGCGGTTCGACCTGACCCGTTCACCGAACCCACAGGTCGGTTTCGGCGGGGGAGGCCCGCACTTCTGTCTGGGCAATCAGCTGGCCAAGAGCGAACTGCGGAACATCTTCCGCGAGTTGCTGACCCGGCTCAAGACCATCGAGCTCGGCGAGCCGGATCTGTTGTACAGCAGCTTCGTGCACGGCATCAAGAGGCTGCCCGCATACGTGCAGTGA
- a CDS encoding TetR/AcrR family transcriptional regulator, with amino-acid sequence MPEATPADAENSTSERILAATAQVLGNHGMTKLSLSEVAAQAGVSRPTLYRWFASKDELLDAFVVWERKHYDRAVARVPAELRPDERLDATLQIIVDYQRSYPGLRMVDIEPAHVIARLAQFIPMMRERLERLTPGDDAAVAAATAIRVAISHYLVRSDDGDEFLEQLRHAARVKNRNGD; translated from the coding sequence ATGCCGGAAGCCACCCCCGCGGATGCGGAGAACAGCACCAGCGAGCGGATTCTGGCCGCCACCGCACAGGTGCTGGGCAACCACGGGATGACCAAACTCAGCCTGTCCGAGGTCGCCGCCCAGGCCGGGGTGTCCCGCCCGACGCTCTACCGCTGGTTCGCTTCCAAGGACGAGTTGCTCGACGCCTTCGTGGTCTGGGAGCGCAAACACTACGACCGCGCGGTGGCCCGGGTACCCGCCGAGCTGCGCCCCGATGAACGCCTCGACGCCACCCTGCAGATCATCGTGGACTACCAGCGCTCCTACCCCGGGCTGCGGATGGTCGACATCGAACCCGCGCACGTCATCGCCCGGCTGGCCCAGTTCATCCCGATGATGCGGGAACGGCTGGAGCGTCTCACCCCCGGCGATGACGCCGCGGTGGCCGCGGCCACCGCCATCCGGGTGGCCATCTCGCACTATCTGGTCCGCAGCGATGACGGTGACGAGTTCTTGGAGCAGTTGCGGCACGCCGCGAGGGTGAAGAATAGGAACGGTGACTGA
- a CDS encoding TetR/AcrR family transcriptional regulator has product MSKTASGTVAGAKRQATVDHILTLARRSVLQNGLDLTMDQLAEVTGVSRRTLFRLFETREKLLGAAFEAGMTGYLRGLPTYTAGDPDDWLRNTCDTAHRMNSTIGPGFFELASRRNLPADLASAERRRRSDFRGAMADIAATVWRTAGGVGPPPVALVTTVAAHLSPHFTAALVVDAAHDWQAAADLAYRAISAALAAELTA; this is encoded by the coding sequence GTGTCCAAGACCGCCTCCGGCACGGTGGCCGGCGCCAAGCGCCAGGCCACGGTCGACCACATTCTGACGCTGGCCCGGCGATCGGTGCTGCAGAACGGCCTGGACCTCACCATGGATCAGCTGGCCGAGGTCACCGGGGTGAGCCGGCGGACGCTGTTCCGGCTCTTCGAAACCCGCGAGAAACTCCTCGGCGCCGCATTCGAGGCGGGCATGACCGGCTACCTGCGCGGGCTGCCCACCTATACGGCCGGCGATCCCGACGACTGGCTGCGGAACACCTGCGACACCGCGCACCGGATGAACTCCACCATCGGCCCGGGCTTCTTCGAGCTCGCATCGCGGCGGAACCTGCCCGCCGATCTCGCTTCCGCAGAACGTCGGCGCCGCAGTGACTTCCGGGGCGCAATGGCCGACATCGCGGCCACCGTGTGGCGCACCGCGGGTGGTGTCGGTCCACCACCGGTCGCCCTGGTAACCACCGTGGCGGCGCATCTGAGCCCACATTTCACCGCGGCCTTGGTCGTCGACGCCGCTCATGACTGGCAGGCCGCAGCCGATCTCGCCTACCGTGCGATCAGCGCGGCACTGGCCGCCGAACTGACGGCCTGA
- a CDS encoding phosphotransferase, which translates to MPPQVSSVAPVFGLAAHLGRGLQRIATDAIFGRTRAVPRHIADLDPEYLSGLLGRTVTSVTLLDGDAGTSTRARMALTGDDVPASVFVKMPAETVATRLMGELGRLADTEVRFYRELSGQLGDVPACHGATFDPVTGRFVLVLEDLAAGGSCEFPDTLHPLDADRAALIVELLARVHATFWQRLDPYPWVYSASADATSLLTGALANAAARRLEGRTDIPVRAGQFIIDNYRAVAAVIDRGAHTVMHGDAHPGNVYFRNGRAGLLDWQAVRRGHPSRELSYTLITGMTTAERVQTQHDLLDLYRAELRAAGGPAIDREQLWQRFRQGALYAYIAALITAGMGGMQDENIALEGLARSVAALEDLDTVYALKASM; encoded by the coding sequence ATGCCTCCGCAGGTCAGCAGCGTCGCCCCGGTGTTCGGTCTGGCCGCGCATCTCGGGCGCGGTTTGCAACGTATCGCAACCGACGCCATCTTCGGGCGGACCCGCGCCGTCCCCCGCCACATCGCCGATCTGGACCCGGAGTATCTGTCCGGCCTGCTCGGGCGCACGGTCACCTCGGTCACGTTGCTCGACGGGGACGCCGGCACCTCCACACGCGCCCGCATGGCTCTGACCGGAGACGACGTGCCCGCATCGGTGTTCGTCAAGATGCCGGCCGAGACGGTGGCCACCCGGCTGATGGGGGAACTGGGCCGCCTGGCCGACACCGAGGTGCGGTTCTACCGGGAACTGTCCGGCCAGTTGGGTGATGTGCCGGCCTGCCACGGTGCCACCTTCGATCCGGTGACGGGACGGTTCGTGCTCGTGCTCGAAGACCTGGCGGCCGGGGGCTCATGTGAATTCCCCGACACTCTGCATCCGCTCGACGCCGACCGCGCGGCGCTGATCGTGGAGCTGCTGGCCCGGGTGCACGCGACCTTCTGGCAGCGACTGGACCCCTACCCCTGGGTGTACTCCGCGTCCGCGGACGCGACCTCGCTGTTGACCGGCGCGCTGGCCAACGCCGCGGCCCGCCGGCTGGAGGGCAGAACCGATATTCCGGTGCGCGCGGGCCAGTTCATCATCGACAACTACCGCGCGGTCGCCGCCGTGATCGACCGCGGCGCGCACACCGTCATGCACGGTGACGCACATCCGGGAAATGTGTACTTCCGCAACGGAAGAGCGGGACTGCTGGACTGGCAGGCGGTGCGCCGAGGCCACCCGTCCCGCGAGCTGTCCTACACACTGATCACCGGCATGACCACCGCCGAGCGGGTGCAGACCCAACACGATCTGCTCGACCTCTACCGCGCCGAGCTGCGGGCCGCCGGGGGTCCCGCGATCGACCGGGAGCAGCTCTGGCAACGGTTCCGCCAGGGGGCGCTGTACGCCTACATCGCGGCTCTGATCACCGCCGGGATGGGCGGCATGCAGGACGAGAACATCGCGTTGGAGGGGCTCGCCCGGTCGGTGGCCGCGCTGGAAGATCTCGACACGGTTTATGCACTGAAGGCTTCGATGTGA